A single Pyxicephalus adspersus chromosome 8, UCB_Pads_2.0, whole genome shotgun sequence DNA region contains:
- the IZUMO1 gene encoding izumo sperm-egg fusion protein 1, with the protein MALIFQKGMLCIFLIFVLSVGNTQACFHCSTNALTTMRYLLYRLKSDHQDDEVAMEKIITVAKQLIEDLKEELNQDMLDHYALSQVAVEFEKCVESIVDTKVKGDQLRILLKLRFWKLQAKIRDIVQDFKKRVCPNKQGGSNCGVAIQEFTECVACERTRVFCIGGPPNLQQWFDKCNCFCVDNYCTDMATGEQCSPCKDHKSQLNRALHCGEQDIHFVEKQDLRMNCDMEWHHKLEQPLKYKFEKLSSARAPVYTEDPLFVKKAVDSSDSGWYRCTAMNYTGFLLSTKSFFTKVVPKASVEAITFPTLPPSVEVTESTLDVEKMIKTYAPVIAIVCGISIGLLIIGMGVYVYSRRKSGKLRALMKTRDIESMMEGIID; encoded by the coding sequence atggcCTTGATTTTCCAGAAAGGAATGCTGTGCATATTTCTGATTTTCGTGCTCTCTGTGGGGAACACTCAAGCCTGTTTTCACTGTAGCACCAATGCTCTTACCACCATGAGATACTTGTTATACAGGCTGAAATCGGATCATCAAGACGATGAGGTTGCCATGGAGAAAATTATCACAGTGGCAAAACAATTGATAGAGGACCTTAAGGAAGAACTGAACCAGGACATGCTGGATCATTACGCACTTTCCCAAGTAGCTGTGGAATTTGAAAAATGCGTAGAATCGATCGTAGACACCAAAGTGAAAGGAGATCAACTCAGAATTTTGTTAAAGCTACGATTTTGGAAACTTCAAGCAAAGATCAGGGACATTGTGCAGGACTTTAAGAAGAGAGTGTGCCCAAACAAGCAAGGTGGATCGAATTGTGGAGTTGCCATACAAGAGTTTACAGAATGCGTAGCCTGCGAGAGGACAAGAGTATTTTGTATTGGAGGTCCTCCAAACCTGCAACAGTGGTTTGATAAGtgtaattgtttttgtgttgATAACTACTGTACCGATATGGCCACCGGTGAACAGTGTAGTCCCTGCAAAGATCATAAAAGTCAGCTCAACAGAGCTTTGCATTGTGGAGAGCAAGATATTCACTTTGTTGAAAAGCAGGACCTAAGAATGAATTGTGACATGGAATGGCATCACAAACTGGAACAACCACTAAAATACAAGTTTGAAAAACTTAGTAGTGCCAGAGCCCCGGTATATACAGAAGACCCTTTGTTTGTGAAGAAGGCTGTTGATTCCTCTGACTCTGGATGGTACAGATGTACTGCAATGAATTACACCGGGTTTCTACTCAGCACAAAGTCCTTCTTTACAAAAGTTGTTCCAAAAGCATCGGTTGAAGCAATCACATTTCCAACCTTGCCGCCATCTGTTGAGGTAACAGAATCTACACTGGACGTGGAGAAGATGATCAAGACATATGCACCAGTAATAGCGATTGTTTGTGGCATCTCCATTGGTTTACTGATTATAGGAATGGGTGTGTATGTATATTCCAGAAGAAAATCAGGCAAATTACGAGCTTTGATGAAAACAAGGGATATAGAAAGCATGATGGAAGGTATCATCGACTAA